TGGTCTGCTACATCGCGCTACAGAAAAGCTCATTGAGCACAAGACCTACACACAGGTTGAGtcgaaacaaatttcaattcgaaTTCGAATAAAATTGTAGGCACTCCCGTATTTCGATCGCCTTGACTACGTATCCATGATGTGCAACGAACAAGCTTTCTCTCtggcaattgaaaaattgttgggGATTGACGTTCCACCAAGAGCGAAGTATATCAGAAGTGAGCTATATGAATCGAGTATCgcaatttaacattttaaaacatattttcagttcttttCGGCGAACTCACTCGAATTCAAAATCATATTATGGGAATCACCACACACGCCCTCGACGTTGGAGCTATGACCCCATTCTTCTGGATGTTCGAAGAACgcgaaaaattattcgaattcTCAGAACGAGTTTCAGGTGCAAGAATGCACGCAAACTATGTTCGTCCAGGCGGAGTCGCATGGGATCTTCCTGTTGGATTAATGGATGATATTTATGATTGGGCTGTGAAGTTTCCCGCTCGTATCGATGAACTGGAGGATATGCTTACAGAAAATCGAATCTGGAAAGCTAGAACAGTTGATATTGGTAAGTGTGACATCATTGAGAGCATAATGAAATCCAATATCTtctaattttcattattttaggcCTTGTCTCCGCATCCGATGCTCTTAATTGGGGATTCAGTGGTGTGATGGTTCGTGGAAGTGGAATTAAGCAAGATGTTCGAAAAACCGAACCATATGATGCCTATGCCGATATGGAATTCGATGTACCAATCGGAACAAAGGGAGATTGCTATGATCGGTAAAAAATAGAGAGGAAACATTCAATCattatctcatttttcagttatttgtGTCGCGTAGAAGAAATGAGACAATCGTTGAACATTGTTCATCAATGCCTCAACAAAATGCCAACTGGAGAAATTAAATCCGACGATCACAAAGTGGTGCCACCGAAACGAGCTGAAATGAAAGAGAACATGGAATCGCTTATTCAtcactttaaatttttcactgaaggATTCCAAGTACCGCCTGGAGCTACATATGTACCGATTGAGGCTCCAAAGGGAGAATTTGGAGTGTACCTCGTGGCCGATGGAACGGGAAAACCGTATCGGTAAGGGGGTGACTCAGTGTGATAGTATAAAACATACGTGTTTTATATTTATACAATATACTCTATTTTctgcattcaaaaaatgattgtCATCATCAGAACAGTACTGATAGAAATAAAAACTGGAGAACAAAATAGTACAGGGACGTAAAAATAATAGATTTCAATAAACTAAATATGAAAATAGtttgaataatttccagatgctTTATCCGTGCTCCTGGTTTTGCCCATCTTGCCGCAATTCACGACGTATGCTACATGTCTCTAATCGCTGATATTGTTGCTGTTATCGGAACTATGGATATCGTTTTCGGAGAAGTTGATCGATGAATGTGTTTTTTGCtcttgtaatttttgttttagtgTAGCCGATGaatgaattttcttttttttaattttgaatgtaCGGTTGGTTCGTTTTGGTGgttttcgccaaattttcaatattatttctGTTATACTtatcaaatagttttttttaaattttgcagttaattcttaaaaattggtaattgGATTTCTCATGGATGCTACGACCAGCAAGCCTCGTGAAAATGATCTTGAACACATGAGTAACGCGTCATCTACGTCGTCTGGAAGATCGTCACGGGCTGAAGTTCTATGGGCGGATGTCTTAAGTCATATTCCATTCGTCAAAAGATTCACAACACCAGATTCtcgaaaagagcaaaaagttcGAATATTATCGAAAAACGAGGTGGACGAAGAGGATGGTGTACAATTGGAACAATTGATACAAAATCAAGAAGTCATTTTATGTCACTCATCCTCAATGAATTTTCACCAACAGTGCAGAGGGAGTGTCGTCGATTTTGAGTATATAGAGAAAAAAGTCAAGGTTCGActtgaatttgagttttgaaaattgtaaaacgaAAGCTACTGCAAAACATCTTTGCACCTAGAAAGAGTAAATAcaagtttttcggaaaatctttcaaaaattaattagcgTCATCGAAACTTTTACAGtacagaattaaaaaaaccttttttagtcaaaacggaaaagcgaaaaaaatcttccaattccaaacaacatcaaaaaaagtttttcaaaatttaaattcgaatatttcaaacatttgcactctagttttttttgtaaaaagcaaaaaatttaccCATTTATTAAGAaaccatgagatcatgagaatgcctatcATTTTGGCGCgggaatatctcgtagcgaaggcACCTAAATCTCTCATAAGTTTCTCTGTAAGCGacagaaattttcgattttttctctaaaaagcGTCCGtgtaaagttaaatttttctgggaaaaaatcccgattttttgtagatcaaactgtaatgagacagcctgacaccaccttcgaaaatcaatttcataTTACTTTTCCCgaagaaaacatattttcaggtGACCGTCTCATCGGAATCAGACTTTCCAATCTGGGAAGACACTGATATTTGGATGCAAGCGTTATCAACCCCAACAAGCTCTCTTTATGCAATTGATGCAAATACATCTGTTAATTCAGAACTTATCGAAGATGAATCAGTTGTACAAGaacaaaaagaacaaataTCAGTGAATATTCAAGATCAATCTGACCTATTTCGATCTATCAACGGCTGGAAATTGATCAGTACAAGGCGTGAACGACATCGTCGAATGTATGAtggaatatggaaaaatgtgtatttgACACAACTCGAAATGACTTGCATTGATCCAATTGATACTGAAAAGTTATTACATGTCCAGGAAAGAGCCCCACTGCGTCTGAGTGACGATATTGAAGAATTTGGAGATGTTTTGGTGGATgtaatcaaaaagaaaaccgaCACAAAGAACAATGTTTTTACGGTACTGATGAatgatttttcactaaaaaaatctttctttTCCAGATAACTCTCGGTCTTACCGGCTTTGCTCGATTCCATGCAGAAATTCAATTATCGAAAGAATCCACATATTACTTGAATTTCGATGATGGTTATGAAGATGACTTGGCGAGTCTTGCAAGTGAAGAAGACATTCTTTCTGGCTACCaaactattcaaaatgttgatgAATTATGTGACAAAGTAAGTCTAATTTTAAATACAAGCGAATAATATTTAAACATGACATTTTCAGATCGGTGAACTCACTGTCACTGACGTTTGCATCAAAACGTGGTTTGATATCCTTCACAATTATGCTTACATTCGTCTCATTGTAACATCAGCGAAGAGAAAGCTTCAACACTTTAAGTTGCTCACTGGTCACCATGTAATCATTCAATCTGCTACTAGTGATCGGGATACAGTATTGGCTGTTGTGAGCAGAGTTATGAAAGATGGAGTGAGAATTATTTATACTTTTAACttgtaattttgtaatttttaaaactcgtgctgattaaaaatttacagacaATTTTCCatgaacaggaaaaaaaaagaaaatgcctgaaaatatttgaatcaTGATGCTAAATCCAAAGACGTGaaagttggcaatttttgcgccaaacccggtctcgacacaacaaatttttgtttaatgtaAAACGGTGTGCGTCTTTAATGACTAAATACTGTAGTTTAAATGTTTCGTTATTGTggtcatcaatttttatattttcacaataaaaaatataaaaaattatttattcgaAAACCAAAgtattactttaaaaatgttttttaactaataaaaaattattcttctGCTGTTCTTCtacaacgaaaatttgaaattaccgtAATCTTAAAAGACGCACACTTTttagttattattttttaaatggacttatttattacaaaatcctaatttatattttttattttcagattgtgcTTACCTTACAAGGagttaaaaaacaaacaaaaaattttgtattctcCAAAAACGAATTGTTCACTATTCAAATCGACCATAATTATGAGGATCGTCTACAAAAACTCACTGGAAAAGAGGAAGAGCATGAAAATCTTCGACGTGAGCTTATAAACTCTGATTCGGATATTCGATTGCATCGATCCTGGAAATCCAATGGTAAACAATATGCTACATTTACAAGCAAGAATGATGCATTTAAGAAGATTCCTTTTAGTAAGAACttccttttttattatttttcataaaagtttCATCCTTGCAGATACAAAATTTCTACTTGGAAAGTGCTGGGAAGCCGAAGGAGTTCTCGAAAAGAAAGCGGATTTCATTTTTGCTATCCGAGTGGccgacaaaaatttcagcactcCTTCGACGGTATAAAATTGTATCACGAAATAACAACATTAACCCAAGGAAAGTGTTTTCAGATGACGTTCGAAATAAAATTCACAAGAAATCTTGTGCGAAACTCGAAggattttgaactttccaaAGCCTTCTACTATGTAGATTTCGATTTGGCCCATTTTGTTGAAAGTGATCATTGGTAAGGAGATAATTTATCGTACggtttcgaattttctaacaAAGAATAATTACAGCTACTCGCTCTTGAACGCTAAAAGTGTGAATGGGAAACCCGATGAAACTGTTGTCAAATCGTGTCCGATAGACGAAGATTTAGTATTCTCAGTATTTCCATTTCAATGTGGTAGAAGAGCAGAAGAGAGACGTCGAGGATATCAAGAATCACAGAGAGAAGTACAATCTTCCACGAAAAAGCCAGACGTAAAAGTAGAAAAGAATGTAAAACTTGAAGCCCCAGAGAAGCAGAACAAGAGAAAAGATACAGCACTTAACCCAAAGGAGAAATATTGTGCGCAAAAGTTGGAGAAACAACTGAATGATCAGACGAAGACTCCAAAGCAAAAGCCTAAGCAAGAAACTTCGGCAGGAATAAAACGTGAATCAACGCAGAGGCCGTGTGTAATACCTAGAacatttgaaacttcaaattccAAAGATGCTTCAAACAAGGTTCCATTGCAGTCGGTTAGCGAGCCGAAGATTTTGTTGCAGGATACAAACTCACGTTGTGCTCAACCACGAAAAGCTGTTTCTCATGAAGGGCTGAAATCGCATCAGCAAGAGAATGTTCTGAAACATCTCGACAATAAGCACAAGTTTCTGTGTTTTGTGAATATTGCCAAGCGAATTGAAAACGGTTGGTTTTATATGGTtaatttaacaacaaaaaactaaatctCACTAAGTTACAGATAATGGTAATCCATTGGTTGAGCTGTCTATCGGATTCGATGAAAACGGTGGAAAAGTGCAACAATCTCCATGGCCCCTCGGTATTCGAATGTTATTGACTGATGGTTTGGAGAAAACGGAAGTCAAGATTCAAGGAGATGTCCAGGATACGAATGGGGTAACTTTTTTCCTCCCaatcttttaaatattttgtatttcagGAGACAGTTACTTTCATGATTCAACAACAACTTTCCGATCTGGACTTTCTGAATAGttacaaaccaaaaaaactccTCGCCTGCTTCCGAGAACACGGCCACAAtcttaaataaataatttttaatttttataaaattttaaaattcattttgtgaaatgtcaaaaatactGTGTTTTAGTATATTTTATCACCCCATTCTGCATTTTTGCATTCCCACATCTACTTGTTCTTGCCTCTCCCCCTTCATCGTTACTATGTAAGTGTATTATTTCCTTCTTCCCCATTGTTTTCTTCATGTTTCCTTTAAACGCCTTTGCATTTCATTTACAAATAGGATATTTGGAGTTTTCCGATATCATTTGTTTCCCCGAACCACAagttaatttccaaaaaatgtttttttctttttaaaaaaacttcacgTTGAGCTTTCCattctaaaaaatcataaaaataccgtatgaaaatattattttttaaaaacacgaACTTGTtccaaataattaatttttatcaatttccgCAATCTCACCATCAGACAATaccaattttgatcatttcgAAATTCTTTCCTTCCTTATTTTAAAAGAATGTCAGAGGAAATctcttatgaaaaaatattagaggACGTTGAATGCACTGCAGTTTCACCTGGCTACAGTACTTTGGGTGATATTGTTCCCGTCTCGTTGCATTGGAATAACATAACGTGAGTGATAGTATGCCCCTTTAAATGAGAGTAAtgtaatttaatttgattatGGTGTTCGTTTAAAGCTCTGTCCTAAAAATGGATGGGAGCTCAGTATCAAGTTGTTTAAATGTCGTATAtccgagaaaatttgaatcatcactttaaaggcgcatgatGTGTTTctgagtgggtctcgccacgatctcagCCCTAAGTGTCGAtacaattgcaaaaattttcagattggtcAATTTGATGTAGAAAATGaagtttatgaaatttcaaattctaataTACTCAGAAAATGGATGATTTACCAAAACACATTTAGCACCTCGTTTCCACGGCGTGTAAATTGGTACCTCTGGCCTAGCGAAGAGTGATATTTTCGAGAACTATATCCTCCGTTCGCGGAACGCTGGGTGCTGAATGTTCTATGATAAATCTTTGCCTTCCGTAAGCGCATAtgagtttcaaatttccttcACTTCATAACCTACACCaaatgaagaattttgaaaattttgctacCCGTATAAACCACTTTGACTGAGATCGGGGTGAGACCCACTTTGAAAAACAGCGTGTtccatgaaaatgaaaatgatgaaaagtTCCATGAAAATACGATAAcatggaaaattgtttcaagttGGCTGTGAAACTTTACCAAACTTCCGTAAATTCAGAGTGACAACCATAAAAGAGAAGAGactattgttgaaaaatgtgagtgGATACGCGAAATCCGGAGAATTGCTTGCATTGATGGGTGCCAGTGGAGCTGGAAAGACAACGTTGCTGAACATGCTCATGTGCCGAAATTTGAAAGGATTGAGTACGGAGGGAACAATTACGGTCAATGGAAATGAGGTAATTAAAAAGCGTATAAGGATTACTGTTGTCATTTCTTTACTGCAGTTATTTTGGATAataacaatatttaaaaaatacgaacaaattctaataatttacagaaaattctaTACAAACCAAAAATACAACCAGATAGCTTAATctgaagtttttgatatttttgtgtATAACCATTTAAGGTGAAGTAGTAGCTCCCATTTCCAGATGGCACACAAAATCTCCTCGATATCCGGATTTGCTCAACAAGAAGAATTATTTGTTGGAACTCTGACAGTCAAAGAATACTTGATGATTCAAGCGAAACTTCGTATTAATGGATCTAAAAAACTTCGAGAAGATCGAGTTACAGATGTACTTCATCAATTGAAACTCTGGAAGTGTCGTGATTCAAAGATTGGAGTTATTGGtgaaaaaaagggaatttcTGGTGGTGAAGCACGGCGTCTTACTTTTGCATGTGAAATGTTATCCAATCCTTCACTTTTATTTGCTGATGAGCCGACAACTGGACTTGATTCTTTTATGGCTGAAAGTGTAATTCAGATATTAAAAGGAATTGCAAAAACTGGAAGAACTATTATTTGTACAATTCATCAGCCGTCTTCTCAATTGTATCAAATGTTTCATAGAGTCATTTATTTAGGTAAGCACGTTATAGTCATGCAATTAATGCCAGGCGGGCCCGACTTATGTGAGAACACATTGCACTCAAGGTAGTAGATATGACTTTCTCGCATATGTGGCTTAgttacaattttaaagtttatatcTTACTTAAATCTTACGAATAAGTTGATGTACATATGTGCAGGATTCAAAGATTAatctattcaaatttcaaatttttattcaaaaaattaaaaatttccagcaaatggTAGCACAGCTTTCCAAGGAACACCACAAGAATCTATTtcattctttgaaaaatgtggacATCGAGTGCCAGATGAGTACAATCCCAGCGAGTGGATAATTTACAAGTTGGCAGTGCAACCTGGACAAGAGAAACAATCAAATGAtcgaattcagaaaattgtcgaGCAATACGAAGATAGTGATCATCAGAAGCGAGTGATGGAACAGTTGTCTGATGTTTCAGAGAAGATACCTCCGCCTGAAATGCACAGGGCTAATGTGTTCACGCAGATTTTCGCGCTTTCCACCAGGTTAGTATTGATGCTTAAAAGTGTAATCTTACTTACAAGATCTACATTGTATTACATAGCATTCTACATAGTAAAATTCACTTACAAAATTCCTCCAAAATGTATTCTTTGTTCCAGATGCGGAATTGATGTTTGGCGTGCTCCCCAACTGACATTGGCAAAAGTGATTCAAAAGATTCTATTCGGACTATTCATTGGTCTTTTGTACCTTCGGGTCAGTATTCTATATTCTCCGCCATTTTatcaaatcaatttcagaCGCCATACGATGCACGTGGAATCCATAATATTAATGGAGCCCTGTTCTTTCTGGCAGGAGAATACATTTACTCAACAGCATACGGTTATATAAAGTTGGAAATGACAATTGATAATATGCGTATTTTATTTCAGCAATTATGTTCTTCTTGAACAATGAATTTCCACTGGTTGCTCGAGAGTATCACGATGGACTCTACAATCTTTGGACGTAAGTTTTTTAGTTATACTAGGgataattcattttaaaatttagatacTACTTTGCTCGTTGTATCTCTCTTATTCCTCTCTTCTCTACTGATGGTCTTATTCTTCTGTTTATAGTTTACTGGTTGATTGGACTTAACACTTCTGTTATGCAGGTATAGAATTGAAGCTTGcagaaaaatcacatttctgTGTTTGCAAGGTCACCTACATAAAACGTTGAATCCcacagaaattttcagtacaGTTCATGAATTGAGAACATCCCAATTTATCCTTGTCagctataatttttcaggtcatTGTCGCATCAATCATCACTGTACTCGCAAGTCAAGCAGCCTCTGCTTTTGGAATCGCCATGTCATGCATCTTCCCAACTGCTCAGGTCAGTGACTTctctcaaaaataattattcacttttttccagatgacTGCTGTAATGGCAAGCCCACCTCTAGTTTTGTTCCGGCTTTTCGGTGGATTATACGGTAATACTAACACTTTCCCTGCCGCAATTCGATGGCTTCAGTGGATTAGTATGTACAGGTATTGGAATTATAGTTTATTATCAAAACattaaaagtttaaagatTTGCATTCGAAGGTCTAGTTGTCAATCAGTGGTCTGAAATTGACGATTTCCACTCaaatgccaaaaataattggaCAAATTCTACGACGAACGATGTGCTTGATTACTTTGCATTCTCTGAATCGGCAATTCCACTTGATATCATTGGACTTATACTCATTAGTTTGGCATTCTATTTGATTGGATTTATTGCTTTGGTTCATCGTATGAAAAAAGCTCGTTAAGATTAGAGAACACAATATTTGTGAAATGAAGATGTAgtattaaatgttttatttttgttcgaTAGCCGGCTCCGTCCAGAGAGTATTCTCTAACATAAATATGTAAAAGTATTCTGTTAATACTGATTGACTCCAAATTATTGGCAgaccatatttttttggaagtcaacATTTCTTTGAGTTCTGCAGCTGGTTCCCAGTATTGAGGATACGATTATCTGATTACGCAGCTCCGCCACACTGTCGTCAAAATTCTTAAAACGCATTTCTCCCATTCAACAGGTAGATACAGAGAATTTTAATTATCCTTAGCAGAGGGTCATCTTGAGAAGAATCTCCCACAGACACCTTATTATTCCCTCCTTCCTTCCTGCTCTTCTTTCCTCATTATCCATCATCTACAGTGCTCTTTGTCGCTTCTGCGTATCTGAAATTCTCACGCTATCTCAGAGATCTCAGGTATCCTGCAGATGCCCATTGAGCCATCAATGAACAGATTTCCCGCATTTAGTGTTTGCGTTGGTTGGAAATGGTGAATGGCAAGAACGTGTTGTAGACACACTATGCACAGTAGGACACCTTTTTGAATATGGTAGTTACAGAAACTATGGAGAAAAATaggaacaacttttttcccgATTAGACGAGaaaatttggttatttttcttAAACGATTACACAAATTAcatctagaaaaaatctatcaattttctcaaaatgctTGCTGTTAACCATGATCTATCAAGAACGTGGAAGACGTTTCATATCGCTTGCGTAATGTTTTTCATCCCGTCTGTCAATATGTAGAAATTAGATCAATGACAGTTTAACCTAGGTTTAGATTCTTTACGAAAACCCCTCCTTTAAGAATCTCTACAatgtcaattatttttcataaaaatatcagcattacaaaaactaaaaatctgGCAGACTCggatttctttgaaaattattctcaTGCAGTTtactttttatatttgaaaaaaagcctATTGGAGAGGGTTAATATTTCCTCCTGAAATTGTATTTCAGAGTTGCCTTTCCAATTACTCGAATGCTTCTACAATCTCTGCAACAACATATTTCTACAACTCCTTGTTAACTATTCTCTCTAATCTTCTACCCATAACCATCATAATTACTGCTTGAGAATGCCCATCAATCAGGTAGAGAGATCTTACAAATGAGAAGGAAGAGTTATAATCATCCCTTCATCATCTCTTCTAAGGACCATCTGGAACAGAATCTCCCAGAGACACCTTATTAATCCCTCCTTCCTTCCTTCTGCTCTTCTTCCCTCATTATCCATCATTTACAGCACTCTCTGAAATGTCTGCGTATCTGAAAGCTTCACACTATTTCAGTAATTCTAGATATCCCGCAGGTGCACAATGAGCCATCAAAGAACGTGTTTCCCGCATTTGTATGCTCTTTTTATGTGAGCGAGAACATCACGAGTACCTGTTGAAGGCTCACAGCAGGACACTGTTTGAGCATGCAGAAAACAATGAAGAACGTGGTGGGGCAGAATGGAATGTGAGAAAACGTTCCCATTATAGATATTTAGATGGGAACCACGATAAGATTAAAAACGAACAGGCTCAGATTGGGGTAAATGAAAGGAAGAAATATTGATTGAAATCAAACTACagattttcaagcaaaaataatcaaatttttaacgtCTCCTATGggataacatttttttcggaaattatttttgtgccATGTTTATTTAAtacttttcattgaaaaatatttgaaacagaacAATTATTGTAACGACACtgataagtttgaaaaatatggaattttagctaaaaattaatttttttttcaagttctcgACTTCCAGTTGGCCAAAAATAAGATTcgaaatttgtttcttttttggcaattggaaatttcatgcAAATGTTGAGCACTTTCTCGAGCTTTCAATCaaactgaaattgtttttttttcaatttaatatgtttctatattttgaaactaaatgcTAATAAAGTTAATCAAATATTACAGGAACACTCAATCCACGAAAAAACTTCCGCAATTTTCAACATACTTGATATTTCACCTTATTCTATGTTTATCCATGCAACACCTATTGCATTGTTATTTTCCTTATAACAAATTGATACGCACTGCGCAACATGACCAGATTAGTCGAGGTTATAGTATCACGCAATACTTACCAATTTTATTTGTTGGCTTTCACGGAATATGGGGGAAATGTGGGAAAGGCTGGTGAATTGATAGATGGATAATAACGGATATATAAGAAAATTACATAGTGGCAAAAAGTAAGCGACATTTGGCGTTGTCAAATCAAAACTCGAAAGACaagaaaacatttctgaaacgCCAAATATAGAGTAGTGAATACAATTCAATACTTTACCttcaaaatgataaaattcaGACAACAGTCAAagtttccaagtaaaaaacaCACAGTCAATCCAAAAACAGAAAGGAGGAGAAACATTTGTCGTCTACAAATACAGACTGTCTACCAAAAGTAGACATCGATGGTTATAGAACAACCTTCCCAAAAATTAAGGTTTGTGCACTCACAATTATATTGATTGGGCAGGATGGGGAATCGAACCTGAATTGAACTACAGgtgttttttgacattttaggAAGGTGAGACGAAAAAGGTGACCACA
The nucleotide sequence above comes from Caenorhabditis elegans chromosome III. Encoded proteins:
- the wht-6 gene encoding ABC transporter domain-containing protein (Confirmed by transcript evidence), with product MSEEISYEKILEDVECTAVSPGYSTLGDIVPVSLHWNNITVTTIKEKRLLLKNVSGYAKSGELLALMGASGAGKTTLLNMLMCRNLKGLSTEGTITVNGNEMAHKISSISGFAQQEELFVGTLTVKEYLMIQAKLRINGSKKLREDRVTDVLHQLKLWKCRDSKIGVIGEKKGISGGEARRLTFACEMLSNPSLLFADEPTTGLDSFMAESVIQILKGIAKTGRTIICTIHQPSSQLYQMFHRVIYLANGSTAFQGTPQESISFFEKCGHRVPDEYNPSEWIIYKLAVQPGQEKQSNDRIQKIVEQYEDSDHQKRVMEQLSDVSEKIPPPEMHRANVFTQIFALSTRCGIDVWRAPQLTLAKVIQKILFGLFIGLLYLRTPYDARGIHNINGALFFLAGEYIYSTAYAIMFFLNNEFPLVAREYHDGLYNLWTYYFARCISLIPLFSTDGLILLFIVYWLIGLNTSVMQVIVASIITVLASQAASAFGIAMSCIFPTAQMTAVMASPPLVLFRLFGGLYGNTNTFPAAIRWLQWISMYRFAFEGLVVNQWSEIDDFHSNAKNNWTNSTTNDVLDYFAFSESAIPLDIIGLILISLAFYLIGFIALVHRMKKAR